The region GATACAGACTTTTGGAGCCTAATAAATCTCCCACTCTTGAATTCAGACAGCCGCGGCTAACAAAGGAGACAATTGCGCCGCTTTGTTTTACGAGATAGCGGGCTGCCCTTCGCGAACCGAGTTTGCAAACAGTGCCGTGAATGCGTTCAGGTTCGATTGACAATTGAAACTAGAACAAACAACACATGCACAGATCAATTCTGATTTGaaccaaatgaataaatgatttcTATCAATCGACCCTTCTCCAGGTCGGAGACCGGATTATCAGTATTTGTGGAACTTCTACCGAAGGCATGAGCCACGCGCAAGCCGTCACTTTGCTCAAGAATGCCACGGGGGCAATACAGCTGCAAGTAAGTTGATTTATCAATTTGATTGTTTAGGGTTGGTGTCAATAATACCGTGTGACGTTTAGGTGGTGGCAGGTGTCGACAACACGGTGACCGGCGCGGCTCAGGAGCAGGCGGCTGGAGGCCTTCAGCCACCCAGCTGCATCTTCCAGGATGACCTCAGGTTTGACGCTTTATGGAACTTCTCTTTGCTCTTATTCAATACGTCAATTGGGAATTGGATCTTATAATTCTAATCAGAGATGGCTTTACGTGACCCTAAAATCTTTTGAtactgacttaaaaaaaaaaatcagattttttaatagatattttcattatttatacaTAATTTGGTgctaatcattattattattcagtgACTGCTTTTCTAAGTCGGAATTTTGCAAATGTGTCCCCGTATTGCCACCAGCCCGCCTCAATACAAGAGCATCACGCTGGAGAGAGGGCCGGACGGGCTGGGCTTTAGCATCGTCGGCGGCTACGGCAGCCCCCACGGCGACCTGCCCATCTACATCAAGACGGTTTTCGGCAAAGGGGCTGCGGCGGAGGACGGTCGCCTGAAGCGGGGCGACCAGATCATGGCGGTCAACGGGCAAGCGCTGGAGGGCGTCACGCACGAGGAGGCCGTGGGTATTTTGAAGCGGACCAAAGGAAGCGTCACGCTCACCGTGCTATCCTAGCCGCCTTGCTAATGTTCCCCCGCCCGCAGTTAAGCCACGGGCTAAATTATCTGATGTTATCATTCCAATCTCAGTTTTGAGCACACGCCAGCGATGACATTTAGTGCTGCTAAATATTTGTCACGCATTCTATCAGTGTTTGATTTCCCTCTCACTCAAAGTATTAGCGCAGACAACACAACGACGACACTTAAGTGTTTCACTGTGAGTCCCTATAAAGTCAAATCATACTTGTTTCTAAATACacaataaatatttgaaaataattgcagaaaacacacaaagactGAGAATTTTGTAGAACTCGATTGTAGAGCATTAAACTGTTTTTCACCATTTCAGTTAtctggatttttttgggggggggcgagCACAGCGATGCACTTGGGCATCAGGCATGAATTAGTCGCCCACTTTATGCTAACTTGAAATCCGCATTAGCATCTGGCACAAATGTCACATTTATCAAGCGATGCCATGTTAtgccaaagattttttttcactttcctTTGAAGGTCTTGTTTCTCTAACAAGGTTGAGTTGGCTCGTAAAAGAGAAGCGACAACTGGAGGTTTGCTTGCTGACTCTTTCACCTCCAAGTCAGACGGGACAGCTGCGAGGGAGCACCTGTTGTTGGTGACCCCCCCTCACCTCCACCCCCCACAGCAAAATGGCACATTCTGTTCGCTCAAGTGCAGACGGGCCCTTTTAAACAAGCCCTTTGATTTCACATACAGGCCTGCGGTAATATCAAAGTCTGAACTTGCAAAATATTCTTCACTTCGCAACtccatttttgcatttattttgtgCTAATTGTAAAAGGTGACATTGTTTCCACCGCTTTGTGTTTGCCATACAAACATGTACTGTTGTGTAAGGGCAGCTATGACACAATGTGGACATAATGATGAGGTGTCCGAAGTCTTTAGCGCACACCCCATTCCGGAGAACTTTACACACTTTGCGTGTTCATCCTGGTATGTTTGCCTTGCAGTTATAGCTTGGACTGACATCACGGCCGCGACGCGTTAAGGCTTTTAGTACGCAATCATGGCTTTATGAGCCGTGTGTGAAGTTGAGCCTGCCGGGCGACGTTTGCTGTGGGTGGAGGTTGTCGCCAATGTTCGACCTCTAACGGAGTGTCATTGGTGAAGTGGATCATTGGGTTTGTCGTATTGATTTGACAACAAGATGGAAATATGCTGGATGCCTCTGGCGCTCAAAGTGGGAGttacaatgaaaaataaaatggtggCTTAGAATTAAGTCATGTGACTTGAACAACAAAAAGCAATTAGGAaagccaaaatattttttttttaccttttgcacTTGAGCGTGACAGTTGAACTGCACAACAGATGATGACGGCATCTCCCGACAATTTTTGCGCTGGTGCGGTTGATGACGATTTCGCCTCGAAACCCTCGGGAGCGTTTGATCCGCCTTCAAGAGAAACCAAGAGATAGCAATCAACAGGAGAGTAAAATACAAGTGAAAACCTTTCAGAAGGCTTGTGCCAACATGTTTGTGGTTGCTGTGCGGGTTCCAACAGGTGAACGAGTTCGTTTGTTGACATCCATGATGTCACTTTAAGGCTTTTGAGCAACAGGAGACACAGACAGGCTTTGTAATATTAAAACCAGCTTCTGGTGCAGTGACGCCTTGAGATAAGAATTTAAAATAACCCATAATCACACTCGTGACTCACAGCACTAGTATCCCAAATCATCTTCtcccattaaaatgaatggaagTGCCATTAATCCGTTTTGCGTCCCTCCCGAAAATGTAAGAGGAAATGTGGAAATCTTAGTTGCTGTTTCATACTTCCATTCAATTTATTGTGCTGCTCCTCCTTGGCTTGGGTCCATCTCAATGCGACAGAGGGATTTTGGTGGCGCATCATGCATAACACTGTGTCCGGTCGTCTGACAGTTTTACTCAGCGAATGCCGTTTACTCATGTTAAGCACCTCTCGGTTGATAATCCTATTAAGCTAAGTGATTTTGAGGATTTTCTCCGACACCTTTGTTGGAAAACATTGAGCTTCCTAGATTATTTTTGCACTCAGGTTTCACTGGCATAATTGGCTGTTGGAATTACAACACTGTTGAGGAGCTGCAGTTTTATTAGAATAATGAGAACAAGCCAtacagaaaacggatggatgagTTTCCTGGCATACAAATGAGAATATTGGAAAAAGAACAAGATGCCATTTGAGTTTAATGCCTCTCCCGTGTACTTGAATTCAACTCAATAAATGAAAACTGTCCCACATGACTGAAACAacacaaggttttttttttgtccgccgTATGCTAGCGCTCGGGCCTCCCGTAAACATTCCCTGTGGTGATCGCCACCTGTCTCGGCCTACTCCTGGGATGCCTCCCTGCGTGGACTAACAGTCGGTTCTTTCTTTGAGTGCAAGGAGGGTGGGTTGaaagagggggtggggggcaaagCCTATTAACTGTCTGTTACTGATAGCCCTCGGTGCAGCAGTGCGTCACCGTCACGTGCTTTAGCAACGACAAGCCCGCGATCAATAGTGCAGCGCAAGGGTGTGACATCAGCGTTAGCAATTATCACTTTGCCTCGGCTGCGCTCGGACAGACTGAGAGCTGACCTCGCATTGTTCTAGCCGGCGGCGGCGTGCTCGTTAATGATTGGCGAGAATCACTGGTGCGCCACTCCCAGAGAGCTTTTTAAAACCAGTCTGGTTGGATACTGCGACAAATTGCTACTCTACTGATGATTTATTAAGGGAAGGGGAAGGTTACTTAGTTTGGCCTTTCATAAAAATGATCTGGTGGTCTTCACTGGGGATCAATTGTTTTTTGGCGGAATCTGTACCAGGAGAAGTTTCCATAGTACACACTGATTTATGACATGTTCAAAATCGTAATTTTCTGAAGGAGTGCGTACCAGGAGGAACGTGAGAAGGACGCTAAGTCTCTCGGAAGGCCCCGACGGTGAAAATGCAATTATGTTGCGGCTGCAGAATGTTTCCACATAAAGAGCTTGCGGGATGGTGCAGACATTCAGTTCCTCAGCAGAATTCTTTACGAGTCTATTAAAGCAGGCGACAAATCCGAACTTCATGTATTCTCCTTCCAACGTTCCGTTCGAAAAGCCAACGTGGGTTCATACGATTAATAGTATCTCGCCCTTTTTTGGTTTCTCTCTCGGACTTAAAGGATCAGTCAATTGGAATGGTCCTCCGAGTGACCCCAAGTTGCCTTTTATTTCACATGAATGAGCCCTGAAAGCATTATTCCACGGGGACCCATTTTAGTGAAGCGTTTTTGCTAACCGCCACGCTACTCGCTTTATACGACCCGCGGCGCGTTGCCAGGAAACCCTCGGAAAAGACTATTGACCTTTTTGGGGCTTTTCACCAGCACCCTCCGTGACCGTCAAATCGGCAGCGTGAGAACGGGAATGTTTACGTTCCAACTGGACTGAAGACACAGTAAAAATAGATGCGGAAATGGAGCTTGAAAAGCCTGCATGACAACGCATTCTCGTCGCTATCTCAGACTCGATTGGCTCACACGCGGATGAAAAGCAAACGGATATTTTCAAAACGCTCccacagaggggggggggggggttgaccttATGAATCATGAAATGGACTCCCTTTTTCTGGAATACAGAAAACAGGGAAGCATCCCTAGAATTCTCAGGACCAGAAGTTTAAATCTCAGAAAAATCTTTTGACTAAACCATCGACATTAGTTTCGGGAGATTTCTGTTTTTGGCCAACGCACTGGAGCGTTTCCAGATTGAACACGAATAtccttagtttttttttgttttttttagattatcCTTTGTGGCTTTTACAACTTTGTGCCAAACTACCGTGTTTGTGCCTCAGCTATGAAAAGTCGCCCGTtacataaattaaattaattcccATTGCATGATTAGACAAAGACCACTGATTAAATTAAAGTCGTTTGACAGTAGACTTCCCCCTCCCCATTTTTTTGACTCAAATAACCCATATCCTGAATCTTCATTTGTTCGCATGGCGACACTTTCCCAGACTCCAGACGGTGTCATGTTACATTTTTTGCTGCACGGGGCCCAGCCGGCCGCTGTGTCTAATTTGCTAATGGCTCCCTGCTGCAAGCCACAGTTTCGACGGTAATTAGACTTAGTCACAACGACGAAACCGTGATTACGCACTCGTCATGAAGCCATTGTTGGGAGAACTCTTAAACAAGCATCACGCGTCCGGTACAATTACTGTACCGAGaggtcagccatcatcatcatcatcgtgtcAAACTCGTAGAACCTGCTTAGTCGTCTTAACAGTCTCCGTTTGGTGCGTCCCATTACGGAGGTTCTATGGTTTGGAGATTAAAGCTTCCCAAAGGCTAAAAGAGATAAAGGGAGTAGAAAAACGTAATTAAGAAGCTTCCTCGTATTTGTAAGACAAACTTACAAGCATGTGTCTGGATTAGGCGAGTATATCTGTGCGGAGCTAATgggccgagaaaaaaaaaaaaaaggacagtaaAACTTGGGTAACAAATCACAATGTATTATCATGTCATTTGCTCGACAACATTGCCAATCGTTACAAAAGAAGGCGGCGATTGACACAATGTAAagcctaaaaacaaaaaaaacatgatgtaCAAAGCGTTAACAAAGGACATTTGGAAAAGTGCTGACATGTGTTTCACACGTGTCGGACGTCAACAACTCCCCCAACGCTTTGGGCTAATGTTATCTACCAGAcaatcaaattgtttttcttttcagtcaAGCTTAGGTTCTTTGACTACAAAGTCCTTCTGCTCTTGCTTTAGATTCAAGTTGAAGCGTCTTGTATCACTCAGCAAGCAGCGTCCAATTGTCCAAATGGCTTTTCAATCCTAATCTTCTTCTTTGCTGAAGTTGTCTGAGGGTGACTGATGATTGAAGCTTAGAGAGAAGTCGAGATAACCCGCTTCGACTCGTAACAAATCTACACTAGTGCGCTGGGGTATTTATTGCACTCTTAAATCATGCCTTGTAGCCTTTATGGAAGGACAGAGGCATGACCACAAGCGTGAAAGGTCAAGTGGCGGAAGTGACAAATGTAAAGGTAGCCCTTAAAAAAATTACAACGAATTTTCTTTGCCGTGTAGGCATCAGAAAACTCGGGTAAAGATTTAAACGGCTTAAGGCTTAAAAGGATTTTGAGGTACCGTTTCCGATCCTTAAAAGATACAAGGTATATCCCAAATGTAGAAGTAACTATGAGAGCAGTGACACGTTACACGTGAAATTTACGAGTGACTCGGAAAATCAGGTCAAATCTCTTTAAGACGACTTTAAAAGGTCCCGTTTAAAACGTATAGGCCGCAAAAAACTATTGTCAAGGTCTGAAAGACCAAACTGTGACGCCAGCGCACCAGATCAAAATACTGGAGTCCGAGATACTGGGAGGCACCTGGTAAGAGTATGTTCCCAGACTCTAAAGGTCAAGTACCAAGGCTACAAAAGCACATTAGATTAGACTCACCAAAAACAAACCCTTTAAAgggaacaatgtttttttttttctttcacgttACCCCCAAAAACTCCAAGGTACCGTTACTGTCTAAGCAGGTATGTTCCCCAGCTGTAACAGTACTAAACCAGTAACAACAGCACCAAATCtgaggtaaataaataaaatggtggTAAATAAATATGACATTTGCACCTGACGGAACCGAAAGACGCAGCtgtaagaagaacaaagaaaataaGGGCGTGACGGAGAGTGGTTTGGTGAGGTGCGGCAAGtttcaaagtaaaacaaaaagtcCCACGGGGATGAGTCAGCAAAGTTAATTTGAGACCACACACATAAAATGGTAAATATGTCTACGAGAATTATCATTATCCAAAGCAGTAGTATTCATCCGATTCCGCCCTCAGTTTCACTGGGGATTTGCAGAAGGCGTCCCCGTTGATTACGGATTTATCCACCAAGCAGTCCAGGTCGCTGGGCGAAGGGTCATCCGAGAGGTCCTCGGCAAGCGTGTCCAGGTAGCTGCCCACCGACAGCGCGTCCAGCTCGTCGCTGTTGGCGTCGttcaggctgctgaggctgCCCGGCAACGAGCCGCCGTCCTGGCTATCGGACAAGCTGTACAGGCTGCTGGACAGGCTGCCATCTTGGCTGACCGTGTCGTCGCCTTTGTCGTCCATCACCCAGCGGATGGACTCGATACCTTCGTTGATGGATATCAGCTGCTGCATCAGTTTCACGTCGATGGCGCGTAGGTTGGCCTGTGTGACAATGGGAAGTATTTTAAacagataatttttttttttttgagaaagaTGGCAAAGCCATGAAATTGTATCTTGGATTTTAAGAAATTTTACGACAAACGGACTGTTTGCCGTGAGATTGACAAAGCCTATCAGCTCAACTCCTAGTCTTCAAAACCATCTGCTTTGGGGGCCTAATACCTTTTGTAGCCTTAAATAACACGTGGTCTTGAAATTGCCATATTGGCCATTAACAAATCTGAAAATGCGTCTAGGACGGTGACCAAAATCTTTGCATTACACAATTTAAACGCATATTGCAAATTCACAAGTTGTGTGAAACGATATTAAACCGGTATTtattccattcattttctgataTGGCGTTATGTCACAGTTTCCCaattatcaataataataaattaaaatgttttacgATACTCACAGCTCAATGCGTCATGGTCAAAATGACCTACTTATCCCAGATCTCAAAAACACTGATGCATGGGAAGCGATGCACTAAATATTGTCTGAAACTATCATATTGTTTATGACACCTGGGTCATTTTGACCCAGGAACCTTACTATTGCTGTCCTTAAATGAACCTTGCCTGATATGTTGCAGGTCAAATTCAATCATTGACGTTAATGACATATAAACAGTGTTGTTGCATTTTCTGACACACGGGTCAATTGCACCCGAGAACATTGCTGTTCTTAAATCGACTTGATATGCTGCAGGCCAAACCTAAAAGTTAATTAAACATTAACAGCGTCCTTGCTTTTCTGACAGcagggtcaatttgacccgggAACTATTCATAAAACAAAAGTGGTACACTACTAGTTTTAATTTACAATTACCAATAACAATGACAAACTATACTATAATAAAAGTTCATcactacactttttttttaaaggggggaaaaaaaacaagtgatttCACTCACCATTTCTTGTTTGAGGTAGAAAATTTTGCCCTCCAGCCGGTCAAAGTCCGCAGAATTGTGTCCGGGACGCGCCGCCGGTGGTGTCGCCTTGTCGTGTCTGCCCCCCACGAGCGA is a window of Syngnathus typhle isolate RoL2023-S1 ecotype Sweden linkage group LG1, RoL_Styp_1.0, whole genome shotgun sequence DNA encoding:
- the LOC133155259 gene encoding leucine rich adaptor protein 1-like, with the protein product MDEGGFALPELKDLETKLGRKVPESLVRSLVGGRHDKATPPAARPGHNSADFDRLEGKIFYLKQEMANLRAIDVKLMQQLISINEGIESIRWVMDDKGDDTVSQDGSLSSSLYSLSDSQDGGSLPGSLSSLNDANSDELDALSVGSYLDTLAEDLSDDPSPSDLDCLVDKSVINGDAFCKSPVKLRAESDEYYCFG